A stretch of the Papaver somniferum cultivar HN1 chromosome 6, ASM357369v1, whole genome shotgun sequence genome encodes the following:
- the LOC113288609 gene encoding transcription initiation factor TFIID subunit 4b-like: MDPSIMKLLDDDEDETIHSGADVEAFTAALNRDIKGEPSTSEPVDTTGAMSHANNPALSQTFEQWQNSVSKENATGQEEGMKNSEPQEEKQSAETTDTMKNGSSADSQQQQNASSLEHNTLPVKQNQSRTDQLQPQGEQNAPQVKQENVAAVKMPEQSTAQVTEQQVISANQQPYPQLQKTNNPPVPSAEQANSAQSRNKQVPFGLLLPTIMPHLEKDKAMQLNTLFTKLRNNEINKDGFVRHMRSIVGDKMLRMAVHAVQTKEVAKEHAARNAQAAQQFQGQRPPTDSSQVSSSTGQLQNNSSLSITERNPQNSTVTEHQSASQGMHGNPVPAAPMSTVNQEKEQSVLFRGLTKHQQQHMHIAQPSYSIYGTNMGNYPAHAFPGAPTGAGLASLKPQTQDPQMRQPPSHHGMGYTQMGGASQPMNMMNAPKYDAQTSNGEPKRFHGGPLPHPSSQSTLPHTQWQSSMNKEQKISALPTMTPVKQESADQTQDQQQQQQRSQTSASMGSASFGVVTRDQGNTASGTEMSSRIPFPASTTTIQTHSAFVSQVDPAIMINSQVTSTTAPPGAGLNTKTPPKKTLVGQKKPIDALGTPSPVASKKQKVSGAFQDQSIEQLNDVTAVSGVDLREEEEQLLSAPKDDGRSSEATRRVVQEEEERLILQKNPLQKKLAKIMSKCGIKNISNDVERCLSLCVEERLRGLISNLVRMSKQRVDIEKPRHRTIITSDVRRQIQLMNRKAKEEWEKKQAEEAEKLRKSNEAEGVTGADGDKDKDEGRSKALKANKEEDDKMRTTAANVAARVAVGGDDMLSKWQLMAEQARQKREGGTDVVSASQSGRDSSRRTLSNPGRALRDNQGAEIRGSSSSVFGGMRKFGRDSVHTKIARSITVKDVIAVLEREPQMSKSTLIYRLYDKIPGDTTTAE, encoded by the exons ATGGACCCTTCAATCATGAAGCTCCTTGATGATGACGAG GATGAAACTATACATTCTGGGGCTGACGTAGAGGCATTCACTGCTGCCCTAAATAGAGATATCAAAGGAGAACCATCTACTTCTGAACCAGTAGATACTACTG GAGCAATGTCTCATGCGAATAATCCGGCGCTAAGCCAGACGTTTGAACAATGGCAAAATTCAGTTAGTAAAGAAAATGCCACGGGTCAAGAAGAAGGAATGAAGAATTCGGAACCGCAAGAGGAGAAACAATCAGCTGAAACTACTGATACAATGAAAAATGGAAGTAGCGCTGATAGTCAGCAGCAACAAAATGCGTCATCTCTGGAACACAATACCCTACCAGTAAAACAGAATCAGTCCCGTACTGATCAACTACAACCACAAGGGGAACAAAATGCACCTCAGGTTAAGCAAGAAAATGTGGCTGCTGTCAAGATGCCTGAACAAAGTACTGCTCAAGTCACAGAACAGCAGGTGATTTCAGCAAACCAGCAGCCATATCCTCAGTTGCAGAAAACGAATAATCCACCTGTGCCATCAGCAGAACAAGCAAATAGTGCACAGAGTAGGAACAAACAGGTACCATTTGGTTTGTTGCTTCCAACGATTATGCCACACCTCGAAAAAGATAAAGCCATGCAGCTTAATACACTGTTTACGAAATTGAGG AATAATGAAATTAACAAAGATGGATTCGTAAGGCATATGCGAAGCATTGTTGGGGACAAGATGCTTAGAATGGCAGTTCACGCTGTACAAACCAAG GAAGTGGCTAAAGAACATGCTGCTCGGAATGCACAAGCAGCCCAGCAATTTCAG GGTCAAAGACCTCCGACAGACTCGTCACAAGTTTCCAGTTCTACTGGTCAGTTACAGAACAATTCAAGCCTGTCGATCACAGAAAGGAACCCTCAAAATTCCACAGTGACGGAACATCAATCAGCATCGCAGGGAATGCACGGAAATCCAGTGCCGGCTGCTCCTATGAGCACGGTTAACCAAGAAAAGGAGCAGTCTGTTTTATTTAGAGGACTTACGAAGCATCAGCAACAGCATATGCATATTGCACAGCCATCATATTCAATATATGGTACTAATATGGGTAACTACCCTGCTCATGCATTTCCTGGGGCACCTACCGGTGCTGGATTAGCTTCTTTAAAACCCCAAACTCAAGATCCTCAAATGAGGCAGCCTCCATCCCATCACGGAATGGGATATACTCAAATGGGAGGGGCATCTCAGCCCATGAACATGATGAATGCACCCAAGTATGACGCCCAAACCTCTAATGGTGAACCAAAGAGATTCCATGGTGGGCCTCTTCCTCATCCGTCAAGCCAGTCCACTTTGCCACATACTCAATGGCAATCCTCCATGAACAAagagcagaaaattagtgctttGCCTACAATGACTCCTGTAAAACAGGAATCAGCTGATCAGACTCAGgaccagcaacaacagcagcaaagaTCTCAAACTTCTGCTTCCATGGGATCAGCTTCTTTTGGCGTCGTGACACGTGATCAAGGAAATACAGCCTCTGGAACAGAAATGTCATCTAGGATTCCTTTTCCAGCATCTACAACTACAATACAAACACACTCGGCTTTTGTTTCACAAGTGGACCCTGCAATTATG ATAAATTCTCAAGTTACCTCTACAACTGCTCCACCCGGGGCTGGATTAAATACAAAGACTCCGCCAAAAAAAACTCTTGTTGGCCAAAAGAAACCAATCGATGCACTTGGAACTCCCTCACCTGTGGCAAG TAAAAAGCAAAAGGTATCTGGGGCATTTCAGGATCAAAGCATTGAACAACTTAACGATGTTACTGCTGTCAGTGGAGTCGATCTCAGG GAAGAGGAAGAGCAGCTATTATCTGCACCCAAAGATGATGGTAGGTCTTCAGAAGCAACTCGGAGGGTTGTTCAAGAAGAGGAAGAGAGGTTGATTTTGCAGAAAAATCCCCTGCAAAAGAAATTGGCGAAGATCA TGTCAAAATGTGGTATAAAGAATATAAGCAATGATGTGGAGCGCTGCCTATCATTG TGTGTGGAGGAGAGATTGCGTGGATTAATAAGTAATTTAGTGAGGATGTCAAAACAG AGAGTTGATATTGAAAAGCCCAGACATAGAACTATCATTACCTCAGATGTTAGACGCCAAATCCAATTGATGAACCGGAAGGCCAAGGAGGAGTGGGAGAAGAAACAAGCTGAAGAAGCAGAAAAGCTCAGAAAAAGCAACGAA GCTGAGGGAGTCACGGGGGCTGATGGTGACAAGGACAAGGATGAAGGCCGTTCTAAGGCACTCAAG GCgaacaaagaagaagatgataaaatgCGGACTACAGCCGCAAATGTTGCTGCTCGAGTTGCTGTTGGAGGGGATGATATGTTATCGAAGTGGCAACTTATGGCTGAGCAAGCCAGGCAGAAGCGTGAAGGAGGAACTGATGTGGTGTCAGCTTCTCAGTCTGGTAGAGATTCTAGTCGCCGGACTTTATCTAATCCTGGACGAGCTCTGAGGGACAACCAAGGAGCTGAAATCAGAGGCTCATCTTCTTCAGTATTTG GGGGAATGAGGAAATTCGGGAGAGATTCAGTTCATACAAAGATAGCCCGGAGTATAACAGTTAAGGATGTAATCGCAGTCCTTGAAAGGGAGCCTCAGATGTCAAAGTCTACATTGATCTATCGCCTGTATGACAAGATACCTGGTGATACCACAACAGCTGAATAA
- the LOC113291208 gene encoding uncharacterized protein LOC113291208 gives MLETALLFREAFNRFGKIEPDFLNVAPTSEDWNNASSLSICLKVFYEVTILFSAHVYSANISTNQVNMEDSVGSSGSTLSSQSSFTSRRKGLTAFLEESSQHDVVRTDLEQYLSADVHPIRKGSGIDLNDSSFDVLGWWKFHGPMYPIVAVIARDILAIPASSVASESVFSTSGRVVDKFRSSMLPETIEALICTQDWIRSALKNEGYGLGSTSLQTLLEAMEELESDDDDARSHITIAIRAAIKRLASCLNNKKLKIFETDPFDYESIINTLKDCSALFYTFETPQEQPIFDEFMDEIEVRAAHNVLEACAQTDTMEKVIFTSSVTAVIWGEDHKSTTADKELSERNWSDVKPGNP, from the exons ATGCTTGAAACAGCACTTCTATTTCGGGAAGCATTTAACCGGTTCGGGAAGATTGAACCTGATTTTCTTAATGTTGCTCCAACGAGTGAAGACTGGAATAATGCAAGTAGTCTTTCAATCTGCTTGAAGGTCTTTTATGAAGTCACCATTCTCTTTTCAG CTCATGTATACTCAGCAAACATTTCGACAAATCAAGTGAACATGGAAGATTCAGTTGGTAGTAGTGGTAGTACTTTATCTTCTCAAAGTTCTTTTACTTCTAGAAGGAAAGGTTTGACGGCATTTCTGGAAGAAAGTTCACAACATGACGTTGTTCGCACAGATCTAGAGCAATACCTATCAGCTGATGTTCACCCTATTAGAAAAGGAAGTGGTATTGATCTGAATGATtctagttttgatgttttggggTGGTGGAAATTTCATGGACCAATGTATCCAATTGTAGCAGTGATAGCTCGTGATATATTAGCAATTCCTGCGTCATCGGTGGCTTCTGAATCTGTTTTCAGCaccagtggtagagttgtagataaatttcgttcttcaatgcttccagaaacaattgaagctcTGATATGCACACAAGATTGGATAAGAAGTGCGCTGAAGA ATGAGGGATATGGGTTAGGTAGTACTTCACTTCAGACTCTTTTGGAGGCAATGGAGGAGCTCGAGTCAGACGATGATGATGCAAGATCGCACATT actatagccattagggCAG CCATTAAAAGACTAGCTAGTTGTCTAAACAATAAGAAATTGAAGATATTTGAAACGGATCCTTTTGATTATGAAAGTATTATCAACACTTTGAAAGATTGTTCTGCTTTGTTCTACACTTTCGAAACTCCTCAAGAACAACCCATCTTTGAT GAGTTTATGGATGAAATTGAGGTTAGAGCTGCTCATAACGTATTAGAAGCTTGTGCCCAGACAGATACGATGGAGAAGGTTATATTCACATCATCTGTAACAGCAGTTATTTGGGGAGAAGACCATAAATCCACCACCGCCGACAAAGAACTCTCTGAAAGGAATTGGAGTGATGTCAAGCCgggtaacccgtga